One Pongo pygmaeus isolate AG05252 chromosome 10, NHGRI_mPonPyg2-v2.0_pri, whole genome shotgun sequence genomic window carries:
- the LOC129009790 gene encoding LOW QUALITY PROTEIN: H/ACA ribonucleoprotein complex subunit 3-like (The sequence of the model RefSeq protein was modified relative to this genomic sequence to represent the inferred CDS: substituted 2 bases at 2 genomic stop codons), which yields MFLQYYLSEQGDRVYMLEKFDPMEQQTCSAHPAQFSPDDKYSXHXITIKKCFKVLMTQQPHRVL from the coding sequence ATGTTCCTTCAGTATTACCTCAGTGAGCAGGGAGATCGGGTCTATATGCTGGAGAAATTTGACCCAATGGAACAACAGACCTGCTCAGCCCATCCTGCTCAGTTCTCCCCAGATGACAAATACTCCTGACACTGAATCACCATCAAGAAATGCTTCAAGGTGCTCATGACCCAGCAACCGCACCGTGTCCTCTGA